A window of Cohnella herbarum contains these coding sequences:
- a CDS encoding class I SAM-dependent methyltransferase has protein sequence MNEQEYRDFYDRVGQSNGWDFSKLKCRVEGEAADLYGEVKKHCKRSDLWLDIGMGGGEAILAMREAALLLVGIDLSAGMVQTAESNLRESGALNVRFMQMDAENLDFPKRFFDVVSCRHSGFSAIQVAKVLSWGGVFLTQQVSEGDKSNLKQAFGRGQSYGDADGKLMRKYVQDLSAAGFTEIQALEYDSTEYYQTPEDLIFLLKHTPIIPGFGHAREDFEILSAFIDQNRSDRGIRTNSKRFIIKANREENGGEMR, from the coding sequence ATGAATGAACAAGAATATAGAGATTTCTACGACCGGGTCGGACAATCGAACGGTTGGGATTTCAGCAAGCTAAAATGTCGGGTCGAGGGAGAAGCGGCGGATTTATATGGGGAGGTTAAGAAGCATTGTAAACGCTCGGATCTGTGGCTCGATATCGGCATGGGCGGCGGCGAGGCTATTCTCGCCATGCGCGAAGCCGCGCTGCTCCTAGTCGGAATTGATCTGTCGGCCGGAATGGTTCAGACCGCGGAATCCAACTTGAGGGAGTCCGGAGCTCTAAACGTACGATTCATGCAAATGGATGCGGAGAATCTCGATTTTCCGAAACGGTTTTTCGACGTGGTTTCTTGCCGGCACTCGGGGTTTAGCGCAATCCAAGTGGCAAAGGTTCTATCCTGGGGTGGGGTATTTCTTACCCAGCAAGTGAGCGAAGGGGACAAATCAAATCTAAAACAAGCGTTCGGAAGAGGCCAGAGCTACGGGGATGCGGACGGGAAATTAATGAGGAAGTATGTTCAAGACTTATCGGCAGCGGGATTTACCGAAATACAGGCGTTGGAATATGATTCAACGGAATATTATCAGACGCCCGAAGATTTGATTTTCTTGTTGAAACATACTCCGATTATTCCCGGATTCGGGCACGCTCGGGAAGATTTCGAGATTCTTAGCGCATTCATCGATCAGAATCGAAGCGATAGAGGAATCAGGACGAATTCCAAACGATTCATAATAAAGGCAAATCGTGAGGAGAACGGGGGAGAAATGAGATGA
- a CDS encoding quinone oxidoreductase family protein — protein MKALLFEHFGEPDVLRYADIPDPAELAGTVRVRTKAIGLNFADVYRRRGNYHLVGDPPYIAGYEGSGVVEWVSPDAAGIQVGDRVAFADAPFANAELVSVPADKIIPLPEDISFEQAAALLLQGLTAHYLAHDSYPVGQGDEVLIHAAAGGVGQLLTQLCKNQGARVLGITSSSSKREAALRAGADEVLLYGNDWVQETIRWSSNGQGVRVAYDSVGSTLLDSFAATRIRGAVVFYGMAGGDPPPIDPRMLMDTSKTLTGGDLWNHVTTRENRIERSNALFEAIRRGELRLETPKRFALAEGAAAHALLESRAHAGKIVLIP, from the coding sequence GTGAAAGCACTCCTGTTCGAGCATTTCGGAGAACCGGATGTTCTTCGTTACGCGGACATTCCCGATCCTGCCGAGCTAGCGGGTACCGTCCGGGTTCGGACGAAGGCCATCGGGTTGAACTTCGCGGACGTATATCGTAGACGGGGAAATTATCACCTTGTCGGCGATCCCCCCTACATCGCGGGATATGAAGGCTCGGGCGTCGTTGAATGGGTATCCCCGGACGCCGCGGGTATCCAGGTCGGCGATCGAGTCGCCTTCGCGGACGCGCCGTTCGCCAATGCCGAGCTAGTGTCCGTTCCAGCCGATAAGATTATCCCTCTGCCGGAAGACATTAGCTTCGAGCAAGCCGCGGCGCTATTGTTGCAAGGCTTAACGGCGCACTATCTGGCGCATGACAGCTATCCAGTCGGCCAAGGTGACGAAGTGCTCATCCATGCCGCCGCGGGAGGAGTCGGACAACTGCTGACTCAATTGTGCAAGAACCAAGGCGCGCGAGTACTCGGAATAACCTCATCTTCCTCCAAAAGGGAAGCAGCTCTGCGAGCCGGAGCGGACGAAGTGCTGCTCTACGGCAACGATTGGGTACAGGAAACGATTCGCTGGTCATCGAACGGACAAGGCGTGCGGGTCGCTTACGACTCCGTCGGTTCGACGCTCCTCGATAGCTTCGCCGCTACGCGGATTCGAGGCGCCGTCGTCTTCTACGGCATGGCCGGAGGCGATCCTCCGCCGATCGACCCTCGCATGCTGATGGACACCTCGAAAACGTTGACCGGCGGCGATCTATGGAATCATGTGACGACCCGAGAGAACCGAATCGAGCGTTCGAACGCGCTCTTCGAAGCGATACGCCGCGGCGAGCTGCGGTTGGAGACGCCGAAGCGGTTCGCGCTTGCAGAAGGCGCAGCCGCTCATGCTTTGCTGGAAAGCCGTGCCCATGCGGGAAAAATCGTGCTCATCCCGTAG
- a CDS encoding DMT family transporter, which produces MNRYVFGMLVVLATSLMGSSFAIGKIGLSHVSPLLLVGIRFTLAGIIMSLWIGKKRLPASKQDWMKLLLIGLFQTTIVMGCIFLSMRTISSGETSILTFVNPLLVVILGTAFLGLKYRWSQWIGVFVGFAGVFVTLGFHLQLSTGTLLGLGSALSWAIATLMVKKWGARFNHWVLTAYQMLFGGLLLLLLSVIAESPRLELNATSIGVILYLAILGSIVQFATWYYLLSRGDPGKTSAFLFLAPFFGVLSGWLILEEVIHSYVYVGGLCIFVGIFLVNWTPGNGNR; this is translated from the coding sequence ATGAACCGTTACGTATTCGGAATGCTTGTCGTACTTGCCACATCTTTGATGGGATCTTCTTTCGCGATCGGCAAGATCGGATTATCCCATGTCTCGCCGCTGCTGCTCGTAGGGATTAGATTTACTCTGGCTGGGATAATCATGTCATTATGGATCGGGAAGAAACGTCTACCTGCATCGAAGCAAGATTGGATGAAATTATTGCTGATAGGGTTATTCCAAACGACGATCGTCATGGGATGCATTTTCCTGAGCATGCGAACGATTTCGTCAGGAGAAACCTCCATACTGACTTTCGTTAATCCGTTGCTGGTTGTCATTCTGGGTACCGCATTTCTAGGCTTAAAGTATCGATGGTCACAGTGGATCGGAGTTTTCGTCGGTTTCGCGGGCGTATTCGTCACGCTTGGATTCCATTTGCAATTATCGACGGGCACCTTGTTGGGTTTGGGGTCCGCGCTTTCTTGGGCAATTGCGACCTTAATGGTCAAAAAGTGGGGAGCCCGGTTCAATCATTGGGTGCTTACGGCTTATCAAATGTTGTTCGGCGGTTTGCTTCTATTATTGTTGAGCGTGATTGCGGAGTCGCCACGGTTAGAGCTGAACGCAACCTCTATCGGCGTTATCCTGTATCTTGCGATTCTAGGCTCCATCGTACAGTTCGCTACATGGTACTATCTGCTTAGCCGAGGCGATCCGGGTAAAACTAGCGCTTTTCTGTTCTTAGCCCCGTTCTTTGGGGTGCTTTCAGGATGGCTTATTCTCGAGGAGGTCATCCATAGCTATGTTTACGTGGGAGGGCTCTGTATTTTCGTCGGAATATTCTTAGTTAATTGGACGCCTGGCAATGGTAATCGCTAG
- a CDS encoding IS110 family transposase — protein sequence MKSTRNDATNQRIERITSHHAIVGIDIAKDVHAAQVTDFRGRTLTPRHVSFTNTEAGFQKLLHWMQEAGAKHGKTSFLVGMEPTGHYWHNLADWLLKQGIEVVLVNPVTTHRNKENRDNSPSKNDPKDALVIADVVSRGYYTNYAPQEPVFDGIKAAMSAREYWVGQSIALGNRIVRWIDLYFPEFRSVFLEWDGVRSLATLKAFPLPVDLQQLNADEVMEGWRSQGMRRVAGASGKAKAVELLNAAAHSVGKSNTNDAARHDIFRLLHVYKETQLILEEMQREIEALLEQVPVVQQLRSLHGLGTITIASLLGCAGGLHHYAHGRQLLRRAGLNLAERTSGKHKGQIKLSKRGDSMLRKYLYLGMLSLVRQNSDFKHWHARNQLKGMSKMYSIFKLIGKLARILIGMIQRGEMYSSGSQDTLVA from the coding sequence ATGAAGTCTACTCGAAACGACGCTACAAATCAACGTATTGAACGAATTACCAGTCATCATGCAATCGTAGGGATCGATATCGCTAAAGATGTACATGCCGCACAGGTTACGGATTTTCGCGGGCGGACGCTAACGCCGCGCCACGTTTCCTTTACGAACACAGAAGCCGGATTCCAGAAGCTGCTCCATTGGATGCAGGAGGCGGGGGCCAAACATGGCAAAACTTCTTTCCTTGTCGGCATGGAGCCTACAGGCCACTACTGGCATAATCTCGCTGACTGGCTGCTAAAGCAAGGCATCGAGGTCGTGCTGGTGAACCCGGTAACGACGCATCGCAATAAGGAAAACCGCGACAACAGTCCATCTAAGAACGACCCGAAGGACGCGCTCGTCATCGCCGATGTCGTCAGCCGAGGCTACTACACAAACTACGCGCCGCAAGAGCCTGTATTTGACGGAATCAAGGCCGCGATGAGCGCTCGGGAATACTGGGTGGGGCAGTCCATCGCCTTAGGTAATCGCATCGTGCGTTGGATAGACTTGTACTTTCCTGAGTTCCGAAGCGTATTCCTAGAATGGGACGGTGTCCGGTCGTTAGCAACATTAAAGGCTTTTCCACTGCCTGTCGATCTACAGCAACTGAATGCTGACGAGGTGATGGAGGGATGGCGAAGCCAGGGGATGCGACGCGTAGCTGGAGCCAGTGGCAAAGCAAAGGCTGTAGAACTGCTGAACGCGGCAGCACACAGTGTTGGGAAATCCAATACAAACGATGCCGCGCGGCACGATATCTTTCGCCTTTTGCATGTCTACAAAGAGACGCAACTCATACTCGAAGAGATGCAGCGAGAGATAGAGGCGCTCTTGGAGCAGGTGCCCGTTGTGCAGCAACTCCGCAGCTTACACGGTCTAGGCACGATCACCATTGCCTCTTTGCTTGGCTGCGCAGGCGGTCTGCATCACTACGCCCATGGAAGGCAACTGCTGCGCCGAGCCGGTCTCAATCTGGCGGAACGAACATCGGGAAAACACAAGGGCCAGATTAAGCTCTCCAAGCGGGGCGACAGCATGCTGCGCAAGTATTTGTACTTAGGGATGCTGAGCTTAGTGCGGCAGAATTCAGACTTCAAACATTGGCACGCCCGTAACCAGCTTAAAGGCATGTCGAAGATGTATTCCATCTTCAAGCTCATTGGAAAGCTCGCACGCATTTTAATTGGCATGATTCAACGTGGAGAAATGTATAGCAGCGGATCGCAAGATACGTTGGTCGCGTAG
- a CDS encoding MurR/RpiR family transcriptional regulator, which produces MARVGPKLNQSNTLLMISSVYSSLSKAEKKVADAVLSNPEEAVLATVTDLAEQAGVGETSVIRFCRTLGFRGYHEFKLSVAQNLVDRPSSLSDAVIDQADDMMTVARKVSMYHETMLKNTIELLGEDSLGLAVDLMLAANKIYVYGVGSSGITALDLHYRLMRTGFNVEAHRDSHIIAMSASLLKKGDLVFVISTSGSTRDLVDPVKEAKENGASVICMTSHYRSPIVAYADLVLLVPSREMPTEGGALSTKFMQIHMLSILTTILSLKMEGAGQALEKTARSVADKLY; this is translated from the coding sequence TTGGCTAGAGTCGGTCCTAAGCTTAATCAATCGAATACATTGCTGATGATATCAAGCGTGTATTCTTCTTTATCGAAAGCCGAAAAGAAGGTAGCTGACGCGGTCCTGAGCAATCCGGAGGAAGCGGTTCTAGCTACGGTAACGGATTTAGCCGAACAGGCGGGAGTGGGCGAAACTTCGGTCATTCGGTTCTGTCGTACGCTCGGATTTCGAGGCTATCACGAATTCAAACTATCCGTCGCGCAAAATTTGGTAGATCGTCCGTCTTCGTTGTCGGATGCGGTCATCGATCAAGCGGATGACATGATGACCGTTGCTCGCAAGGTGTCGATGTACCACGAAACGATGCTGAAGAACACGATCGAGTTGCTCGGCGAGGATAGCTTGGGGCTTGCGGTCGACTTGATGTTGGCGGCCAATAAAATCTACGTATACGGGGTAGGTTCTTCGGGGATTACGGCGCTTGATCTTCATTATCGACTTATGCGGACCGGGTTTAACGTAGAAGCTCATCGGGACTCGCACATCATCGCCATGTCGGCTTCGCTATTGAAGAAGGGCGATCTCGTCTTTGTCATCTCTACGTCCGGGAGTACGCGCGACTTGGTAGATCCCGTGAAAGAGGCTAAGGAGAACGGCGCATCCGTCATCTGTATGACGAGCCACTATCGTTCCCCGATCGTCGCTTATGCCGATCTGGTTCTGCTGGTTCCTTCTCGTGAAATGCCTACGGAAGGCGGTGCTCTGTCGACGAAGTTCATGCAGATTCATATGCTGAGCATTCTGACGACGATCTTGTCTTTGAAGATGGAGGGTGCGGGCCAAGCTTTGGAGAAAACTGCCCGTTCCGTTGCGGATAAGCTATATTGA
- a CDS encoding SDR family NAD(P)-dependent oxidoreductase — protein MSKQLLVIVGAGPGVSAAVARKFGSEGFRIALIARNQASLDALSKELRDRDIDTYSVTADASKTESIQEAFKDIREQYGVPDALLYNAAAISASKVTQLDEQRLIDDFKVSVVGALTSVKQVAADFAERKEGTILITGGGLALHPNPDYASLSIGKAGVRSLAYSLAQELKPHNVYVGTVTIGGYVSKGTFFDPDRIAEEYWNLYLKRDEVEFVFAES, from the coding sequence ATGAGCAAGCAGTTGCTGGTCATCGTCGGAGCGGGACCCGGAGTGAGCGCGGCGGTCGCGCGAAAATTCGGATCCGAAGGATTTCGGATTGCCCTTATCGCGCGCAATCAAGCTTCGTTGGATGCGTTATCGAAAGAACTGAGGGATCGGGATATCGATACGTATAGCGTCACGGCGGATGCATCGAAGACGGAATCGATCCAGGAAGCTTTCAAGGATATCCGCGAGCAATACGGCGTACCGGATGCGTTGCTCTATAATGCGGCCGCCATCTCTGCCTCTAAGGTGACCCAATTGGATGAGCAACGGTTGATCGACGATTTCAAAGTGAGCGTCGTCGGAGCGTTGACGAGCGTTAAGCAGGTCGCGGCGGATTTCGCGGAACGGAAGGAAGGGACGATTCTCATCACGGGCGGGGGCCTTGCGCTTCATCCGAATCCGGATTATGCTTCGTTGTCGATAGGCAAAGCAGGGGTTCGTTCCCTTGCGTATTCTTTAGCCCAAGAGCTGAAGCCGCATAACGTCTACGTAGGTACGGTCACGATCGGGGGCTACGTGTCCAAGGGCACTTTCTTCGACCCGGATCGAATCGCCGAGGAATATTGGAATTTGTACCTCAAACGCGATGAAGTAGAGTTCGTATTCGCCGAATCTTGA
- a CDS encoding aldo/keto reductase, with protein MKKNRIGQSALLVGEIGLGCMSLGTEEGKAVGLIHEALDQGVNLLDTSDLYDGGRNEEIVGQAIRGRRESVILATKVGNRRIPGQDGWVWDPSREYILSAVKESLKRLGTDYIDLYQLHGGTLDDPIDETIEAFEQLKREGVIREYGISSIRPNVIREYAARSAIVSVMNPYSIVDRRAEETVIPLLQENGISIIARGPLAGGSLAANRQPVKGFLDYELTELVALREQLHALENAGRSLTSLAIRYSLSHPAVAVAIPGASSPEQLVQNLKAADVPELSEEEVKLIRSLSKPNRYSQHR; from the coding sequence ATGAAAAAGAACCGCATAGGTCAATCGGCATTGCTTGTCGGCGAGATCGGGCTCGGATGTATGTCGCTTGGAACGGAAGAAGGGAAAGCGGTCGGGCTGATCCACGAGGCGTTGGATCAAGGGGTTAATCTGCTGGATACCTCCGATCTCTATGACGGCGGACGTAACGAGGAGATTGTAGGACAGGCGATCCGGGGGCGCAGAGAGAGCGTGATACTTGCGACCAAGGTAGGTAACCGACGGATTCCGGGGCAAGACGGCTGGGTATGGGATCCTTCCCGGGAATATATTTTATCGGCGGTTAAAGAGAGCCTGAAGAGACTTGGAACGGACTATATCGACTTGTATCAGCTCCATGGGGGAACGTTGGACGATCCCATCGACGAAACGATCGAAGCGTTCGAGCAGTTGAAGCGGGAAGGCGTGATTCGGGAATACGGCATCTCCTCGATCCGGCCTAACGTCATAAGGGAATATGCTGCGCGGTCCGCTATCGTCAGCGTTATGAATCCCTATAGCATCGTCGATCGTAGAGCCGAAGAGACCGTCATCCCCTTGCTTCAGGAGAACGGAATTAGCATCATCGCGAGAGGGCCGTTGGCCGGGGGATCGCTTGCGGCGAATAGGCAACCCGTCAAGGGTTTTCTGGATTATGAGCTGACCGAGCTGGTTGCGCTTCGGGAGCAGTTGCATGCTTTGGAGAACGCTGGACGGAGTCTCACTTCGCTTGCGATTCGTTACTCGCTTAGCCATCCGGCGGTCGCCGTTGCCATCCCGGGAGCCAGTTCGCCCGAGCAACTGGTGCAGAACCTGAAGGCCGCGGATGTGCCGGAGCTGTCGGAGGAAGAGGTTAAGCTCATTCGCAGTCTCAGTAAGCCGAATCGGTATTCGCAGCATAGATAG
- a CDS encoding NADPH-dependent FMN reductase: MTRIGIIIGSTRPGRKAEEVARWVYEIAAKRSDAEFEIVDIADYNLPLYDEPIPPVMGNYKHEHSRVWSAKIKSFDGYVFVTPEYNHSTSAALKNAIDYLYHEWNDKAVGFVSYGSAGGTRAVEHLRQIAGELKLADVQAQVLLSLFNDFENYSTFKPGPKQEASVNNMLGQVLAWSGALKSLRS, encoded by the coding sequence ATGACTAGAATCGGCATTATTATCGGCAGCACCCGTCCGGGTCGCAAAGCCGAAGAAGTTGCGCGTTGGGTGTACGAGATTGCCGCCAAACGAAGCGACGCGGAGTTCGAGATCGTAGATATCGCGGATTACAATTTGCCTTTATACGACGAGCCGATTCCACCGGTTATGGGCAACTACAAGCACGAGCACTCTCGGGTTTGGTCCGCGAAAATCAAAAGCTTCGACGGTTACGTGTTCGTAACCCCAGAATACAATCACTCTACTTCGGCGGCGCTTAAGAATGCCATTGACTACCTCTACCACGAATGGAACGACAAAGCCGTCGGTTTTGTAAGCTACGGCAGCGCTGGAGGAACCCGCGCGGTGGAGCATCTGCGCCAGATCGCCGGAGAATTGAAGCTAGCCGACGTGCAAGCGCAAGTGTTGCTGTCGTTGTTCAATGACTTCGAGAATTACAGCACGTTTAAGCCCGGCCCCAAGCAGGAAGCTTCGGTCAACAATATGCTCGGCCAGGTCCTTGCATGGAGCGGCGCGTTGAAGTCTTTAAGAAGCTAA
- a CDS encoding TerC family protein: MDFGLLLEYGWVLLVLIALEGLLAADNALVLAIMVKHLPEKERKKALFYGLAGAFLFRFASLFVISFLVDVWQVQAIGALYLLFIALNHIFRKVLVKKGEQSADPKSEKKKSGFWMTVIKVEIADIAFAIDSILAAVALAVALPTTTLPNIGGMDGGHFIVIFLGGFIGLLIMRFAANMFVKLLESRPSLEIAAFVIVGWVGVKLAVHTLAHPSLHVIPHDFAESTTWKLIFYAVLLIIALSGWFLSGNKSKDREPSKVA, from the coding sequence ATGGATTTCGGTTTACTGTTGGAGTATGGTTGGGTACTGCTTGTACTAATCGCGCTCGAGGGGTTGTTGGCTGCCGATAACGCTCTTGTGCTTGCCATTATGGTCAAACATTTACCGGAGAAAGAACGAAAGAAAGCTTTATTCTACGGTTTGGCGGGTGCGTTCTTGTTCCGCTTCGCTTCGTTGTTCGTGATCTCGTTCTTAGTGGACGTATGGCAGGTACAAGCAATCGGAGCCTTATACCTACTGTTTATTGCCCTAAACCACATTTTCCGAAAGGTTCTCGTGAAGAAAGGCGAACAATCCGCGGACCCGAAATCGGAAAAGAAAAAGAGCGGATTCTGGATGACGGTTATCAAGGTGGAAATCGCGGATATCGCTTTTGCCATCGACTCCATTCTAGCCGCAGTAGCTCTCGCCGTTGCGCTGCCGACAACGACCTTACCTAATATTGGCGGGATGGACGGCGGACACTTCATCGTGATCTTCTTAGGAGGGTTTATAGGCCTTCTCATCATGCGATTCGCCGCGAATATGTTCGTGAAGCTGCTGGAAAGCAGACCTTCGTTGGAAATTGCCGCTTTCGTAATCGTCGGATGGGTGGGAGTCAAATTGGCCGTCCATACGTTGGCACATCCTTCCCTTCACGTGATCCCTCACGATTTCGCGGAATCGACGACTTGGAAACTGATTTTCTACGCCGTGCTTCTGATTATTGCCTTAAGCGGTTGGTTCTTATCCGGTAATAAGAGTAAGGATAGGGAACCATCCAAAGTCGCTTAA
- a CDS encoding DUF4127 family protein: MPAIVYVPLDERPCNAGYPVQIAAASDVDMISPPPELLGNKKQPADTAKLSSWLLENASTADRLILSIDMIVYGGIVPSRLHSWSFEQCADRLRTIAECKRINPHLRVYAFNLIMRAPSYSSSEEEPDYYAEYGAELARSGWLQDKLQREGWTEEERAESVRIAQRLPVEVRDDFISRRQTNASVNRLSVDLAREGVIDFLIIPLDDNAKYGYTAQEQRKLLQIIERDRLMDRVHMYPGADEIGCTMFSRVFCELKGYRPEVFIRHASTNGPFIIPKYEDRSLGESLKSHLTAAGAFICDGSADADVVLMVNSPPIGAYDMAETDSGYEARHASYFSEVGLREFVQAIRAYSDKGKLVALADVATCNGGDESLMNLVSDSGLLPRLSAYAGWNTSGNTLGTVIAHAIVESYYRLPDRQPIEGREHSSKLFYWSRLLEDWGYQAVVRTDIVKNDLEALGGSYFHIAHIQDTVIELIDEKMKRFLAKNAADLPLERIRIRDIRLPWDRMFEVGFRLEADPIKQS; this comes from the coding sequence ATGCCCGCAATCGTTTACGTTCCATTGGATGAAAGACCTTGCAATGCCGGTTATCCGGTTCAGATAGCCGCGGCTAGCGATGTCGACATGATCTCTCCGCCTCCGGAGCTGCTCGGCAACAAGAAGCAGCCCGCCGACACGGCTAAGCTAAGCTCTTGGCTGCTCGAGAACGCCTCAACGGCCGATAGGTTAATCCTATCTATCGACATGATCGTCTATGGCGGCATCGTGCCGTCTCGCCTCCATTCCTGGAGCTTCGAGCAATGCGCCGATCGTCTTCGGACGATTGCCGAATGCAAACGAATCAATCCTCATCTCCGTGTATACGCTTTCAACCTTATTATGCGCGCGCCATCTTATAGCAGCAGCGAAGAGGAGCCCGACTACTACGCGGAATACGGTGCCGAGCTGGCACGCAGCGGTTGGTTGCAAGACAAGCTGCAACGAGAGGGATGGACGGAGGAGGAGCGAGCGGAGAGCGTACGCATCGCGCAACGGCTTCCCGTCGAAGTACGGGATGATTTTATCAGTCGTCGGCAGACTAACGCTTCCGTTAATCGCTTGTCCGTCGATCTGGCGCGCGAGGGCGTTATCGACTTCCTGATCATCCCGTTGGACGATAACGCCAAGTACGGCTATACGGCGCAAGAGCAACGCAAGCTGCTCCAGATCATAGAACGGGATAGATTGATGGACCGCGTTCATATGTATCCCGGAGCCGACGAAATCGGATGCACGATGTTCTCTCGCGTTTTCTGCGAACTTAAAGGATACCGCCCCGAGGTGTTCATCCGACATGCCTCGACGAACGGTCCGTTCATCATCCCGAAATACGAGGACCGCTCTCTCGGCGAGAGCCTCAAGTCGCACTTAACCGCGGCAGGAGCCTTCATCTGCGATGGGTCCGCCGATGCCGATGTCGTGCTGATGGTCAATTCCCCACCCATCGGCGCTTACGACATGGCGGAGACGGATTCCGGCTACGAAGCCCGTCACGCCTCCTACTTCTCCGAAGTCGGATTGCGCGAATTCGTGCAGGCCATCCGCGCTTATTCCGACAAAGGCAAGCTGGTTGCCTTAGCAGACGTAGCCACCTGCAATGGCGGAGACGAGTCGCTCATGAATCTCGTGTCCGATTCCGGGCTTCTGCCTCGACTGTCGGCCTATGCCGGATGGAACACTTCAGGCAATACGCTTGGCACTGTCATCGCCCACGCCATCGTGGAGTCTTACTACCGACTTCCCGATCGCCAGCCAATTGAAGGCAGGGAACATAGCAGCAAGCTATTCTATTGGTCGCGACTGCTCGAAGATTGGGGTTACCAAGCAGTCGTTCGTACCGATATCGTCAAGAACGATCTAGAAGCCTTAGGCGGCAGCTATTTTCATATCGCCCACATACAGGATACGGTAATCGAATTGATTGACGAGAAAATGAAACGCTTCTTGGCAAAGAATGCAGCGGATTTGCCTCTAGAACGAATTCGGATCCGCGATATTCGACTACCTTGGGACCGAATGTTCGAAGTCGGATTCAGACTGGAAGCCGATCCCATCAAGCAAAGTTAA
- a CDS encoding ROK family protein, giving the protein MEYAIGVDIGGTKIHFAAVDREGRIVDSHRVPSEAQLGADHVMSVVLKGVDATIKRLPSGAIATGIGVGSAGQINFETGTVEYAGSQLPGWTGTPITRILKEKFHLPAYADNDVNAIAVAEQMYGAGRGMNSFIVVALGTGIGGAIVEAGRVVRGALGCAGELGHVSVDFNGPTCENCGNNGCVELYASGSGIARIGRKIIAEGGGAVPWQPDSKEIAQAWLQGERYASQVMDIAIRALAAAIAGYIHMCNPQAVILGGGVSEAGAPFLNALDQEIKSRTSAAVRSAYRLLPAYVGNDAGVIGAAGQVWLYENG; this is encoded by the coding sequence ATGGAATACGCAATCGGGGTGGATATCGGCGGAACGAAGATCCATTTCGCAGCCGTGGATCGAGAGGGGCGTATTGTCGATAGTCACCGGGTGCCGAGTGAAGCGCAATTAGGCGCGGATCACGTGATGAGCGTCGTGCTGAAGGGCGTCGACGCTACGATCAAACGACTGCCCAGCGGTGCGATAGCTACGGGAATCGGCGTAGGAAGTGCCGGTCAGATTAATTTCGAGACGGGAACGGTGGAGTATGCGGGCTCCCAACTTCCGGGCTGGACGGGAACTCCGATTACGAGGATTCTGAAAGAGAAGTTTCATCTGCCGGCGTATGCCGATAACGATGTGAACGCGATTGCCGTCGCGGAGCAAATGTACGGGGCGGGGCGCGGAATGAACAGCTTTATCGTCGTTGCTCTGGGCACGGGAATCGGCGGCGCCATCGTGGAAGCGGGACGCGTTGTTCGAGGTGCGTTGGGTTGCGCGGGAGAACTAGGGCATGTATCAGTAGATTTCAATGGCCCGACTTGCGAGAATTGCGGCAACAACGGTTGCGTAGAGCTCTATGCTTCCGGTTCGGGAATAGCGAGAATAGGCCGGAAAATAATAGCCGAGGGCGGCGGGGCGGTTCCTTGGCAGCCGGATTCCAAGGAGATCGCGCAAGCATGGCTACAGGGCGAGAGATACGCCTCGCAAGTGATGGATATTGCTATTCGAGCGTTAGCGGCAGCGATCGCGGGCTATATTCATATGTGCAATCCGCAAGCGGTGATCTTGGGCGGCGGAGTATCGGAGGCGGGTGCGCCGTTCTTGAACGCGTTGGATCAAGAAATCAAGAGCCGCACGTCCGCAGCCGTCAGGTCCGCATATCGCCTTCTTCCGGCGTATGTCGGGAATGACGCGGGCGTAATCGGAGCCGCCGGTCAAGTATGGCTTTACGAGAACGGTTAA